A genome region from Brassica oleracea var. oleracea cultivar TO1000 chromosome C2, BOL, whole genome shotgun sequence includes the following:
- the LOC106327886 gene encoding potassium transporter 6-like: protein MDIESRSYQNIVKKESWRTVLTLAYQSLGVVYGDLSTSPLYVYKSTFAEDIHHTESNDEIFGVLSFIFWTITLVPLFKYVFIVLRADDNGEGGTFALYSLLCRHARVNSLPSCQLADEQLIEYNGSSSEMTAQSDFAARLKCTLEKHRVLQKVLLVLALIGTCMVIGDGVLTPAISVFSAVSGVELSTAKEHHKYIEVPAACIILIGLFALQHYGTHRVGFLFAPVILLWLMCISAIGVYNIIHWNPHVYQALSPYYMYKFLKKTQSRGWMSLGGILLCITGSEAMFADLGHFSQLSIQIAFTSLVYPSLILAYMGQAAYLSQHHAIASEYNIGFYVSVPEKLRWPVLVIAILAAVVGSQAIITGTFSIIKQCSALGCFPKVKIVHTSSKIHGQIYIPEINWILMILCLAVTIGFRDTRRLGNASGLAVITVMLVTTCLMSLVIVLCWHKNIFFAIAFVVFFGTIESLYFSASLIKFLEGAWVPIALSLCFLAAMCTWHYGTLKRYEFDVQNKVSVNWLLSLGQTLGIKRVRGIGLIHTELVSGVPAIFSHFVTNLPAFHQVLVFLCVKSVPVPHVRPEERFLVGRVGPKQFRMYRCIVRYGYRDVHKDDIEFEGDLVCSIAEFVRSEAETAVVETNGEGERMSVVGTCSTYMQGIEDLDGSDVDEMDKPGPSEILSPKLKKKKSKVKKKVRFVVPETPKIEKETREELMELTEAREGGVAYIMGNAYMRAKHGSGLVKRLAINVGYEFLRRNTRGPRTALTSPYASTLEVGMIYHV from the exons ATGGATATCGAATCAAGAAGTTATCAGAACATCGTCAAG AAGGAATCATGGAGAACAGTGTTGACATTAGCGTACCAGAGCTTAGGCGTAGTATACGGAGATTTAAGCACTTCTCCTCTATACGTCTACAAAAGCACATTCGCCGAAGACATTCACCACACCGAGTCCAACGACGAGATCTTCGGCGTCTTGTCTTTCATCTTCTGGACCATCACTCTCGTCCCTCTCTTCAAATACGTCTTCATAGTCCTCAGAGCAGACGACAATGGCGAAGGAGGCACCTTCGCTCTCTACTCGCTCCTCTGTCGACACGCGCGGGTCAACTCGCTCCCCAGTTGCCAGCTGGCGGACGAGCAGCTCATCGAGTACAACGGATCGTCGTCGGAGATGACTGCTCAGTCGGATTTCGCGGCGAGGTTGAAGTGTACGCTTGAGAAGCACAGAGTGTTGCAGAAGGTTTTGCTTGTGTTGGCTTTGATTGGGACTTGTATGGTCATTGGTGACGGTGTTCTTACGCCTGCGATTTCAG TTTTTTCTGCAGTGTCTGGTGTTGAGCTTTCAACGGCCAAGGAGCATCACAAGT ATATAGAAGTCCCTGCTGCTTGTATAATCCTGATAGGTTTGTTTGCGCTTCAGCATTATGGCACGCACCGGGTCGGGTTCTTGTTTGCACCAGTTATCCTCTTGTGGCTAATGTGCATTAGCGCCATTGGTGTTTACAACATTATCCATTGGAACCCGCATGTGTATCAAGCGCTCTCTCCTTATTACATGTACAAGTTCCTCAAGAAAACTCAAAGTAGAGGCTGGATGTCTCTCGGTGGGATCTTGCTCTGCATTACAGGCTCTGAAGCTATGTTTGCTGATCTCGGTCACTTCTCTCAACTCTCAATCCAG ATTGCTTTTACCTCACTTGTTTACCCATCTTTGATACTCGCCTACATGGGGCAAGCAGCGTATCTCTCTCAGCACCATGCCATCGCGAGCGAGTACAATATTGGGTTCTATGTATCTGTACCGGAGAAACTGAGATGGCCTGTTCTTGTGATCGCTATACTCGCTGCTGTTGTTGGAAGTCAAGCTATAATCACTGGAACGTTCTCGATCATTAAGCAGTGCTCTGCTTTGGGGTGCTTCCCTAAAGTGAAGATTGTTCATACGTCGTCCAAGATCCACGGTCAGATTTACATCCCCGAGATCAACTGGATCTTGATGATCCTCTGTTTAGCTGTCACCATAGGTTTCAGAGACACCAGGCGTTTGGGTAATGCTTCAG GTTTGGCGGTAATAACCGTTATGCTAGTGACAACTTGTCTGATGTCACTAGTGATCGTACTCTGCTGGCACAAGAACATCTTCTTCGCGATCGCTTTCGTTGTCTTTTTCGGCACGATCGAGTCTCTCTACTTCTCAGCTTCCCTCATCAAATTCCTCGAAGGCGCGTGGGTCCCAATCGCCCTCTCCTTATGCTTCCTCGCCGCGATGTGCACGTGGCACTACGGGACGCTCAAACGGTACGAGTTCGACGTACAAAACAAAGTCTCCGTCAACTGGCTCCTCAGCCTCGGTCAAACCCTCGGGATCAAACGTGTCCGCGGCATCGGACTCATACACACCGAGCTCGTCTCCGGCGTGCCGGCGATCTTCTCTCATTTCGTGACCAACCTCCCTGCTTTCCACCAGGTTCTCGTCTTCCTCTGCGTCAAATCCGTCCCCGTGCCGCACGTGCGGCCCGAGGAACGGTTTCTTGTGGGCCGCGTGGGGCCGAAACAGTTTAGAATGTACCGTTGCATCGTGCGGTATGGGTACCGCGATGTTCACAAAGACGACATCGAGTTTGAAGGCGATCTTGTGTGTAGCATCGCTGAGTTTGTACGTTCAGAAGCTGAAACCGCTGTCGTGGAGACCAATGGAGAGGGTGAAAGAATGTCGGTGGTCGGCACTTGTTCAACGTACATGCAAGGAATCGAGGATCTTGACGGAAGCGATGTTGATGAGATGGATAAGCCGGGGCCATCAGAGATCCTATCACCGAAGCTGAAGAAGAAGAAGAGTAAGGTCAAGAAGAAAGTGAGGTTTGTGGTGCCGGAGACACCGAAGATAGAGAAGGAGACGAGAGAGGAGTTGATGGAGCTAACGGAGGCGCGTGAGGGAGGTGTGGCTTATATAATGGGGAACGCGTATATGAGAGCGAAGCATGGATCAGGGTTGGTGAAGAGACTCGCTATTAACGTTGGGTACGAGTTTCTTAGGAGGAACACTAGAGGTCCAAGAACCGCATTGACCTCGCCTTACGCGTCGACGTTAGAAGTTGGTATGATCTACCATGTCTAA